A DNA window from Amycolatopsis sp. DSM 110486 contains the following coding sequences:
- a CDS encoding O-acetyl-ADP-ribose deacetylase encodes MAPIELALGDLTEQHVDAIVNAANSSLLGGGGVDGAIHRKGGPEILAECRALRAGHYGKGLRTGRAVATTAGRLPARWVIHTVGPVWSSSEDRSSLLVDCHRNSLAVAASLGARTVAFPAISTGVYRWPLEDAARIAVSTVRDADTSAFDFVRFVLFDQRAYDAFAAVL; translated from the coding sequence ATGGCACCCATCGAACTGGCCCTCGGCGACCTCACCGAACAACACGTCGACGCCATCGTCAACGCCGCCAACTCCTCGCTCCTCGGCGGCGGCGGAGTCGACGGCGCCATCCACCGCAAGGGCGGCCCCGAGATCCTGGCCGAGTGCCGTGCGTTGCGCGCCGGCCACTACGGGAAGGGGCTCCGCACAGGTCGGGCCGTGGCCACTACCGCGGGCCGGCTGCCTGCCCGTTGGGTTATCCACACGGTGGGGCCGGTGTGGTCTTCTTCGGAAGACCGGTCCTCCCTGCTGGTGGACTGCCACCGCAACTCGCTCGCGGTGGCCGCTTCCCTCGGCGCTCGGACGGTCGCGTTTCCGGCGATCTCGACGGGCGTGTATCGGTGGCCGCTCGAGGATGCGGCGCGGATCGCGGTGTCGACGGTTCGGGATGCGGATACGTCGGCGTTCGATTTTGTGCGGTTTGTGTTGTTTGATCAGCGGGCGTATGACGCGTTCGCGGCGGTGCTGTAG
- a CDS encoding AAA family ATPase: MSQAVPRPTSVTVRTGPTAFAGRDQELTAMAEVLTHRPAAVLVEGEPGMGRSRLLAELARRPEFSDGRVLRGICQPLREPFPYGPVLEALHAVGERPLGPLSPVAGVLRPLLPELADRLPPTPEPLDDPNAQRHRVFRAVRELFVACGPTILLVDDLQWADEGTCDLMRFLAVDLPPELAVVAAYRTGAQPWPGPLGAPVRAAPSVHTARVALGPLDVAAVRAMAVHVLELPRVTDEFAAKLHECTGGIPFVVEETLRALRNVPLPAGEGLSDRLLENLEVPAPLRESVTERLAALPAEAAQLTRAAAVLAVPAEPATLAEVAGLGEESLRAALLAALAGGLVAELGENRYGFRHPLVRKAVYDTVSGPERTLLHTESMRVLGSLPSPPSLLLAQHAYAAGRTEKWLRYAEAAADEAIVHGETSRAIDLLQAVLPASDDAGRLATKLSQVALRGFRPDVIETLERVLEDRPLPPTVRGTIRLSLGMLLVRTIGRLERGREEVERAVAELVDRPELAARGINLLAQPIDGLTPLSWHEGWMRRAREVHSGLPDPELRLALTVDRITNASHIGDGSAWAEFEALPDVGDSVAERVQLARLWCNLADAQSWAGRLDRATRLVEEGARRASDAGALYAIGLIQGTHARLAWFRGEWDGLAETAEDVRSRYPELGPIVMETSLVLGGLAAVRGEFAVATEHLARASVPADGPIPVVLSAASVQIGILLAGEDVAGAVAVADVAVDAARRKGVWVWAASLVPAAAEAFARAGRWSDADAFVEEFARGITGRDAPLAVAALSAGRAVLTGARGKHLAAAAGFDAAAAAYARLPMPYLATSMVERAACLRLLAGQRPAVDALSAAARAYERLGATRDAGRCHHLLREHGAWAPSQRGRRGYGRELSPREREVARMLAEGRTNREIADGLFLSPRTVEQHVAKVLRKLGARGRADVGRHLPSGDAAVS, from the coding sequence ATGTCGCAGGCCGTCCCCCGTCCGACGTCGGTCACCGTGCGCACCGGGCCGACGGCTTTCGCGGGCCGGGACCAGGAGCTCACCGCGATGGCCGAGGTACTCACCCACCGACCGGCCGCCGTGCTCGTGGAGGGTGAACCGGGGATGGGCCGCTCGCGCCTGCTGGCCGAGCTGGCGCGACGGCCCGAGTTCTCCGATGGCCGCGTGCTGCGTGGGATTTGCCAGCCGTTGCGCGAGCCGTTCCCCTACGGGCCGGTGCTGGAGGCGTTGCACGCGGTGGGCGAGCGTCCGCTGGGACCGCTGAGCCCCGTGGCCGGCGTGCTGCGGCCGCTGCTGCCGGAGCTGGCCGACCGGCTGCCGCCGACGCCCGAGCCGTTGGACGACCCGAACGCGCAGCGGCACCGCGTGTTCCGCGCCGTGCGGGAGCTGTTTGTCGCTTGTGGACCGACGATCCTGCTGGTCGACGACCTGCAGTGGGCCGACGAGGGCACGTGCGACCTGATGCGGTTCCTCGCCGTCGACCTGCCGCCCGAGCTGGCCGTGGTGGCCGCTTATCGCACGGGCGCGCAGCCGTGGCCGGGGCCGTTGGGCGCGCCGGTGCGGGCGGCGCCGAGTGTCCACACGGCACGCGTCGCGCTCGGGCCGCTCGACGTCGCGGCGGTGCGGGCGATGGCTGTGCACGTGCTTGAGCTGCCGCGCGTGACTGACGAGTTCGCGGCGAAGCTGCACGAGTGCACGGGTGGGATCCCGTTCGTGGTCGAGGAAACGTTGCGGGCCTTACGGAACGTGCCGTTGCCGGCCGGCGAGGGACTGTCGGACCGGCTGCTGGAGAACCTGGAGGTGCCGGCGCCGTTGCGGGAGTCCGTGACGGAGCGGCTGGCCGCGTTGCCCGCGGAGGCGGCGCAGCTGACGCGGGCCGCGGCGGTGCTGGCGGTGCCCGCGGAGCCGGCGACTCTGGCCGAGGTGGCGGGGCTCGGTGAGGAGTCGCTGCGGGCGGCGCTGCTGGCCGCGTTGGCCGGGGGTTTGGTGGCTGAGCTGGGTGAGAACCGGTACGGCTTCCGGCATCCACTGGTGCGCAAGGCCGTGTACGACACGGTGAGCGGCCCGGAGCGCACCTTGCTGCACACGGAATCGATGCGGGTGCTGGGTTCGTTGCCGTCGCCGCCCTCGTTGTTGCTGGCTCAGCACGCTTATGCGGCCGGGCGCACGGAGAAATGGCTTCGTTACGCGGAGGCGGCGGCCGACGAGGCCATCGTCCACGGCGAGACCTCGCGCGCGATCGACCTGTTGCAGGCCGTGCTGCCGGCCTCTGACGACGCCGGACGGCTCGCCACGAAGCTGAGCCAGGTGGCGCTGCGCGGCTTTCGCCCGGACGTGATCGAGACGTTGGAACGCGTGCTGGAGGACCGGCCGCTGCCGCCGACCGTGCGCGGGACGATCCGGCTGTCGCTCGGCATGCTGCTGGTGCGCACGATCGGACGGCTGGAACGCGGGCGCGAGGAGGTGGAGCGTGCCGTCGCCGAGCTCGTGGACCGGCCGGAGCTGGCCGCGCGCGGCATCAACCTGCTGGCGCAACCCATCGACGGGCTCACTCCCCTTTCGTGGCACGAAGGCTGGATGCGGCGGGCGCGGGAAGTCCATTCCGGACTGCCGGACCCGGAGCTGCGGCTGGCGCTGACCGTCGACCGGATCACCAACGCTTCGCACATCGGCGACGGTTCGGCGTGGGCGGAGTTCGAGGCGCTGCCGGACGTCGGCGACAGCGTGGCCGAGCGCGTGCAGCTCGCGCGGCTGTGGTGCAACCTGGCCGACGCGCAGTCGTGGGCCGGGCGCCTCGACCGGGCCACCCGGCTCGTCGAGGAGGGCGCGCGGCGCGCTTCGGACGCGGGGGCGCTGTACGCGATCGGCCTGATCCAGGGCACACACGCGCGGCTGGCGTGGTTCCGCGGCGAGTGGGACGGGCTCGCGGAGACGGCGGAGGACGTGCGCTCGCGGTACCCGGAGCTGGGGCCGATCGTGATGGAGACTTCGCTGGTGCTCGGCGGTTTGGCGGCGGTTCGGGGCGAATTCGCTGTGGCTACTGAACATTTGGCGCGCGCGTCGGTTCCCGCTGACGGACCGATCCCCGTGGTGCTTTCGGCCGCTTCGGTGCAGATCGGGATCCTGTTGGCGGGCGAGGACGTGGCGGGTGCCGTCGCCGTCGCCGACGTCGCCGTCGATGCGGCGCGACGCAAGGGCGTCTGGGTGTGGGCGGCGTCCCTGGTGCCCGCGGCGGCCGAGGCATTCGCGCGCGCGGGCCGCTGGTCGGACGCCGACGCGTTCGTCGAGGAGTTCGCGCGCGGCATCACCGGCCGCGACGCACCCCTGGCCGTGGCCGCGTTGTCCGCGGGCCGCGCGGTGTTGACGGGCGCCCGCGGCAAACACCTGGCCGCGGCCGCGGGCTTCGACGCGGCGGCCGCCGCATACGCACGCCTGCCGATGCCGTACCTGGCGACGTCGATGGTCGAGCGCGCCGCCTGCCTGCGCCTGCTGGCGGGCCAACGCCCGGCCGTCGACGCGCTGTCCGCCGCGGCCCGCGCGTACGAACGCCTCGGCGCCACGCGCGACGCCGGCCGCTGCCACCACCTGCTCCGCGAGCACGGCGCGTGGGCCCCTTCGCAACGCGGCCGCCGCGGCTACGGCCGCGAGCTGTCCCCGCGCGAACGCGAGGTCGCCCGCATGCTCGCCGAAGGCCGGACGAACCGCGAGATCGCCGACGGCCTGTTTTTGTCGCCGCGCACGGTGGAGCAACACGTGGCGAAGGTGCTGCGCAAGCTGGGGGCACGGGGGCGGGCGGACGTCGGCCGCCACCTTCCGTCGGGAGATGCGGCGGTTTCGTGA
- a CDS encoding S1 family peptidase has product MKIIRFLGIAAVAAATAGTMAAVTSPVAGATLLNPDMVPAMQRDLGLTHDQAIARLAAEDSATKVGQALETALGDSFGGASYDAATGKARVGVTDASLVEKVRAAGAEAQVVRFSERQLDSSVAKLNAGEKTAPQSVTAWGVDPASNRVTITVLKGQRAAAEKFARQSGVDTSALEVTETAAKPQLHYNVLGGDAYYIGGSSRCSVGFSVNGGFLTAGHCAALTGAGPLTGYNRVSMGSFSTYRFPGSDYAYARVNSNWTPVGQINNGTRVTGSTAAAVGASVCKSGSTTGWTCGTIRAKNQTVRYPEGTVSGMVLTNARSDHGDSGGSFISGNQAQGLLSGGDTVNTYFYPIVSALSATGTTLVRG; this is encoded by the coding sequence ATGAAGATCATCAGATTCCTCGGTATCGCCGCCGTCGCCGCCGCGACGGCGGGCACGATGGCCGCGGTCACGAGCCCGGTCGCGGGTGCCACCTTGTTGAACCCCGACATGGTGCCGGCGATGCAGCGCGACCTCGGTCTCACCCACGACCAGGCCATCGCCCGGCTCGCCGCCGAGGACTCCGCAACGAAGGTGGGCCAGGCGCTGGAAACCGCGCTCGGCGACAGCTTCGGCGGCGCGAGCTACGACGCGGCCACGGGCAAGGCGCGCGTCGGCGTGACCGACGCTTCGCTCGTGGAGAAGGTGCGCGCGGCGGGCGCGGAGGCGCAGGTCGTGCGCTTCAGCGAGCGTCAGCTCGACTCCAGCGTGGCCAAGCTCAACGCGGGTGAGAAGACCGCGCCGCAGTCGGTCACGGCGTGGGGCGTGGACCCGGCGTCGAACCGAGTGACGATCACCGTCCTCAAGGGACAGCGGGCGGCGGCGGAGAAGTTCGCCCGCCAGTCCGGTGTGGACACTTCCGCGCTGGAGGTCACGGAGACCGCCGCCAAGCCGCAGCTGCACTACAACGTGCTCGGCGGTGACGCGTACTACATCGGCGGTTCGTCGCGCTGCTCCGTCGGCTTCTCCGTGAACGGCGGCTTCCTCACGGCCGGCCACTGCGCCGCGCTCACCGGTGCGGGCCCGCTGACCGGCTACAACCGGGTGTCCATGGGCTCGTTCTCCACCTACCGTTTCCCGGGCAGCGACTACGCGTACGCACGGGTCAACAGCAACTGGACCCCGGTCGGCCAGATCAACAACGGCACCCGCGTGACGGGCTCGACGGCTGCGGCCGTGGGCGCGTCCGTCTGCAAGTCGGGCTCCACCACGGGCTGGACCTGCGGCACGATCCGCGCCAAGAACCAGACCGTGCGCTACCCCGAGGGCACAGTCAGCGGCATGGTGCTCACCAACGCCCGCTCCGACCACGGCGACTCGGGCGGCTCGTTCATCTCCGGCAACCAGGCGCAGGGCCTGCTTTCCGGCGGTGACACCGTGAACACGTACTTCTACCCGATCGTCAGCGCCCTGTCGGCAACCGGCACGACGCTCGTGCGCGGCTGA
- a CDS encoding SsgA family sporulation/cell division regulator, with product MHTDAVHQTQFVLLNESTTPVLSRLSYHCAEPFAVTVAFRTERGRWIEWTFARDLLVTGLEEPSGLGDVRIRPDLSQDPAMLTLEIESPDGYASFELEREDVETFLESSYELVPLGTESENFDIDGLIEEISNV from the coding sequence GTGCACACCGACGCCGTACACCAGACCCAGTTCGTGTTGCTGAACGAGAGCACCACGCCGGTGCTGTCCCGCTTGTCCTACCACTGCGCGGAGCCGTTCGCGGTCACCGTGGCGTTCCGGACCGAGCGCGGCCGGTGGATCGAGTGGACGTTCGCACGTGACCTGCTCGTGACCGGGCTCGAGGAGCCATCCGGGCTGGGCGACGTGCGCATCCGCCCCGACCTGTCCCAGGATCCGGCGATGCTCACACTGGAGATCGAGTCACCCGACGGGTACGCGTCGTTCGAGCTGGAGCGCGAGGACGTCGAGACGTTCCTGGAGTCCTCCTACGAACTGGTTCCACTCGGCACCGAGAGCGAAAACTTCGACATCGACGGGCTGATCGAGGAGATCAGCAACGTCTGA
- a CDS encoding Lrp/AsnC family transcriptional regulator, producing MLTPDLDRLDLAILACLQADSRTIAEVIGAKVGLSAAAVQRRIKRLRETGVIEKEVAVLSPGALGLSMTFVVMVEMERENLAVLDAFRRQVLGDDCVQQCYYVTGTADFVLIVTCPDMAGFEAFTRRMFFDNPNVRHFTTSVAMDRVKVGLTLPLD from the coding sequence GTGCTCACTCCCGACCTCGACCGGCTGGACCTCGCCATCCTCGCCTGCCTGCAGGCCGACTCGCGCACAATCGCCGAGGTCATCGGCGCGAAGGTGGGCCTCTCGGCCGCCGCCGTGCAGCGCCGCATCAAGCGCCTGCGCGAGACGGGCGTGATCGAGAAGGAGGTCGCCGTGCTGTCCCCCGGCGCCCTCGGGCTGTCGATGACGTTCGTCGTCATGGTGGAGATGGAGCGGGAGAATCTGGCCGTGCTGGACGCGTTCCGCCGGCAGGTGCTGGGCGACGACTGCGTGCAGCAGTGTTACTACGTCACGGGCACGGCGGATTTCGTGTTGATCGTGACCTGCCCCGACATGGCGGGGTTCGAGGCATTCACGCGGCGGATGTTCTTCGACAACCCCAACGTCCGGCACTTCACCACGAGCGTGGCCATGGACCGGGTGAAGGTCGGGCTCACGCTTCCACTGGACTGA
- a CDS encoding beta-ketoacyl-ACP synthase III, which yields MTALGRALPERVVTNDEIAQTLDTSDEWIRTRTGIRERRMAAPGESTVDLAVAAGREALGDSSVDAVVLATSTADQLCPASAPQVAARLGLGTAAAFDVNAVCSGFVYALATAQGFIAGGIAKRVLVIGADVFTSLVDPTDRTTVPIFGDGAGAVVLRAGDSNEPGAIGPFDLHSEGELADLLWVEAGGSKHRFSEDPRDHHLVMQGTAVFRHACARMAESSRAVLEQAGWMVGDVDRFVGHQANIRILQATAKQLGLPADAVVANIDRVGNTSAASIPLALADAVEDGTLVPGHRVLLTAFGAGLTWGSTLLTWPELG from the coding sequence GTGACCGCTCTCGGCCGCGCGCTGCCCGAACGGGTCGTGACCAACGACGAGATCGCGCAGACCCTCGACACCTCCGACGAGTGGATCCGCACGCGCACCGGCATCCGCGAGCGCCGCATGGCCGCGCCCGGCGAGTCCACAGTGGATCTCGCCGTTGCCGCGGGCCGCGAAGCGCTCGGCGACAGCTCCGTCGACGCCGTGGTGCTCGCCACCTCCACCGCCGACCAGCTCTGCCCCGCCAGCGCGCCCCAGGTGGCCGCGCGGCTCGGGCTCGGCACAGCCGCCGCGTTCGACGTGAACGCCGTGTGCAGCGGCTTCGTCTACGCCCTGGCCACCGCGCAGGGCTTCATCGCCGGCGGCATCGCCAAGCGCGTGCTGGTGATCGGCGCCGACGTCTTCACCTCGCTGGTCGACCCGACGGACCGCACCACCGTGCCCATCTTCGGCGACGGCGCGGGCGCGGTCGTCCTGCGCGCCGGCGACTCGAACGAGCCGGGCGCGATCGGCCCGTTCGACCTCCACAGTGAGGGCGAGCTGGCTGACCTGCTGTGGGTCGAGGCGGGCGGCTCGAAGCACCGCTTCTCCGAGGACCCGCGCGACCATCACCTCGTCATGCAGGGCACGGCGGTGTTCCGCCACGCGTGTGCGCGCATGGCCGAATCGTCGCGTGCCGTGCTGGAGCAGGCCGGCTGGATGGTCGGCGACGTCGACCGGTTCGTGGGCCACCAGGCGAACATCCGCATCCTCCAGGCGACGGCGAAACAACTCGGGCTGCCTGCGGACGCTGTGGTGGCCAACATCGACCGCGTCGGCAACACCAGCGCCGCCTCGATCCCGCTCGCTTTGGCGGACGCCGTGGAGGACGGGACGTTGGTGCCCGGCCACCGGGTGCTGCTGACCGCGTTCGGGGCCGGGCTGACCTGGGGTTCGACGTTGCTGACCTGGCCTGAGCTGGGCTAG
- a CDS encoding adenylate/guanylate cyclase domain-containing protein — protein MRKRTAGRFRLVLRTSLGFAALGIGSSVAGSAVVALLLFLQGLPGDVGDRGWILGLTAGGIVAASLLVGTLWTAYLQRRTVVWFTIGRPPTEDEAKRALRLPVDMAVVSGTLWLIGTIALGTLAGVLGSFDDASGMALTIGLGGLTTVGLMYLAAEWVARPVMTIALDVTPPHGSLPVTVLTRLIVTWALASGVPLVGVLLVATPPDVSRANPTASLITLSVIGLTTGAIGTALLARAVAAPLHRLRVALDRIARGTTDVSVDVDDSSEIGMLQTSVNELAAGLREQERMRDLFGRHVGTDVARHALEYGASLSGDVREVTALFVDVVDSTALASRTPPEELVAKLNRFFASVVSAVDARGGLVNKFQGDAALCIFGAPTRLSDAPTMALAAARAIRDAVVADGELDLGIGVACGQVFAGQLGTSSRLEYTVIGDAVNEAARLTEHAKSVPSRILASEGAVKAALGGEREFWQPHGPLLLRGRQQATEAWTN, from the coding sequence GTGCGCAAGCGAACGGCGGGGCGGTTCCGGCTGGTCCTGCGCACCAGTCTGGGCTTCGCCGCGCTCGGCATCGGGTCGAGTGTCGCCGGGTCGGCCGTCGTCGCGTTGCTGCTGTTCCTGCAGGGGCTGCCCGGGGACGTCGGCGACCGCGGGTGGATCCTCGGCCTGACGGCGGGCGGGATCGTGGCCGCGAGCCTGCTCGTGGGCACGCTCTGGACCGCCTACCTGCAGCGACGCACCGTGGTGTGGTTCACGATCGGCCGCCCGCCGACCGAGGACGAGGCCAAGCGCGCCCTGCGGCTGCCCGTGGACATGGCCGTGGTCAGCGGCACGCTGTGGCTCATCGGCACGATCGCGCTCGGCACGCTGGCCGGCGTGCTCGGCTCGTTCGACGACGCGTCCGGCATGGCGCTGACGATCGGCCTCGGCGGGCTGACCACCGTCGGCCTGATGTACCTCGCCGCGGAGTGGGTGGCGCGGCCGGTGATGACGATCGCGCTCGACGTGACGCCGCCCCACGGCTCACTGCCGGTCACCGTGCTGACCAGGCTGATCGTCACGTGGGCGCTGGCCAGCGGCGTGCCGCTCGTCGGCGTGCTGCTGGTCGCGACGCCGCCCGACGTCAGCCGCGCCAACCCGACGGCGAGCCTGATCACGCTGTCCGTGATCGGCCTCACCACGGGCGCCATCGGCACGGCGCTGCTCGCCCGCGCCGTCGCCGCGCCGCTGCACCGCCTGCGCGTGGCGCTGGACCGGATCGCGCGCGGGACCACGGACGTGTCGGTGGACGTCGACGACTCCAGCGAGATCGGCATGCTCCAGACCTCCGTGAACGAGCTCGCCGCCGGCTTGCGCGAGCAGGAGCGGATGCGGGACCTGTTCGGCCGGCACGTCGGCACGGACGTCGCGCGGCACGCCCTGGAATACGGCGCCTCGCTGTCCGGCGACGTGCGCGAGGTGACGGCGCTGTTCGTGGACGTCGTCGACTCCACCGCGCTCGCGTCGCGCACGCCGCCGGAGGAGCTCGTGGCCAAGCTGAACCGCTTCTTCGCCAGCGTGGTCTCGGCCGTCGACGCGCGCGGCGGCCTGGTCAACAAGTTCCAGGGCGACGCGGCCCTGTGCATCTTCGGCGCGCCCACGCGCTTGTCCGACGCCCCGACCATGGCGCTGGCCGCCGCTCGCGCGATCCGCGACGCCGTGGTGGCGGACGGCGAACTCGACCTGGGCATCGGCGTCGCGTGCGGGCAGGTGTTCGCGGGCCAGCTGGGCACGTCGAGCCGGCTGGAGTACACCGTGATCGGCGACGCCGTGAACGAAGCCGCGCGGCTCACCGAGCACGCGAAGTCCGTGCCGTCACGCATCCTGGCCAGCGAAGGCGCCGTGAAAGCCGCGCTCGGCGGCGAGCGCGAGTTCTGGCAGCCGCACGGCCCGCTCCTGCTGCGCGGCCGTCAGCAAGCGACTGAGGCGTGGACGAACTAG
- a CDS encoding FBP domain-containing protein produces the protein MQPLDADAIRASFVNCSRGEAKSVTLPADVPWATRDFLGWRDPKAPGRAYLVVPRDGGVVGLSLRAAPPATSRLRSNMCAFCSTTHATSDITLFSGRRAGKSGREGNTLGTYVCANLSCSAYVRGELKPAVPQPVETLTLDERVARMEDHVRRFVDRILEPH, from the coding sequence ATGCAACCCCTCGACGCCGACGCGATCCGCGCCTCCTTCGTGAACTGCTCCCGCGGCGAGGCCAAGTCCGTCACCCTCCCCGCCGACGTCCCCTGGGCCACGCGCGACTTCCTCGGCTGGCGCGACCCGAAGGCCCCCGGCCGCGCGTACCTCGTGGTGCCCCGAGACGGCGGGGTTGTGGGGCTGTCCCTGCGCGCCGCGCCCCCCGCGACGTCGCGCTTGCGCAGCAACATGTGCGCCTTCTGCTCCACCACCCACGCCACGTCCGACATCACCCTCTTCTCCGGCCGCCGCGCCGGCAAGTCCGGCCGCGAGGGCAACACCCTGGGCACGTACGTCTGCGCCAACCTGTCTTGCAGCGCGTACGTCCGCGGCGAACTCAAGCCGGCCGTCCCGCAGCCCGTGGAGACCCTGACCCTGGACGAACGCGTGGCGCGCATGGAGGACCATGTGCGGAGGTTTGTGGACCGGATCCTGGAACCGCACTAA
- a CDS encoding FadR/GntR family transcriptional regulator, with product MAHESEQVWSATVDRLRAMIDSGELPPGSRLPAERALCEQLGISRGSLRQALRVLDSIGYVQIRAGSGTYVREQTEAPLSSWFSEHEQLVEKLFDLRATVEPTLAERLAGNHSPRTIQKLEDNVAEMEAAAAEGDMLRVIATDAEFHRVMAGNAGNDDVADLLRSVLALVGEERRAALRLPGQIRKAVDEHRAILSALKASDGPAAREITLKHLLDAKSYAHDYAAGNDSAV from the coding sequence GTGGCCCACGAATCCGAACAGGTCTGGAGCGCCACCGTCGACCGCCTGCGCGCGATGATCGACAGTGGCGAGCTCCCGCCGGGCTCGAGGCTGCCCGCGGAACGCGCCCTGTGCGAGCAGCTCGGCATCAGCCGCGGATCGCTGCGGCAGGCGCTGCGGGTGCTGGACTCGATCGGCTACGTCCAGATCCGCGCGGGCTCCGGCACCTACGTCCGCGAGCAGACCGAAGCGCCGCTGAGTAGCTGGTTCTCCGAGCACGAGCAGCTGGTGGAGAAGCTGTTCGACCTGCGCGCGACGGTCGAGCCGACGCTGGCGGAGCGACTCGCCGGCAACCACTCGCCGCGGACGATCCAGAAGCTCGAGGACAACGTCGCCGAGATGGAAGCCGCGGCCGCCGAGGGCGACATGCTGCGCGTCATCGCGACGGACGCCGAGTTCCACCGCGTCATGGCGGGCAACGCCGGCAACGACGACGTCGCCGACCTCCTGCGTTCCGTCCTGGCCCTGGTGGGCGAGGAGCGCCGGGCGGCGCTGCGGTTACCGGGCCAGATCCGCAAGGCGGTGGATGAACACCGGGCGATCCTGTCGGCCTTGAAGGCCTCCGACGGACCTGCCGCGCGGGAGATCACGCTGAAGCATTTGTTGGATGCGAAGTCTTATGCCCACGATTACGCGGCGGGCAACGACTCTGCCGTGTAG
- a CDS encoding VOC family protein codes for MTAKFKDLALDAQDHQKLADWWCVALGYVRRGETRSADDPVPIVDAAGVGPLIWVNPVPEVKTVKNRMHLDVFGDVGELVSLGAVLVRNKGADIDWWVMADPEGNEFCVFEPR; via the coding sequence GTGACTGCGAAGTTCAAGGATTTGGCCCTCGACGCCCAGGACCACCAGAAGCTGGCCGACTGGTGGTGCGTCGCGCTGGGCTACGTGCGGCGCGGCGAGACCCGCTCAGCCGACGACCCGGTGCCGATCGTCGACGCCGCCGGGGTGGGGCCGTTGATCTGGGTCAATCCGGTGCCTGAGGTGAAGACGGTGAAGAACCGGATGCACCTCGACGTGTTCGGGGATGTGGGGGAGTTGGTTTCGTTGGGGGCGGTGCTGGTGAGGAACAAGGGTGCGGATATCGATTGGTGGGTCATGGCGGATCCGGAGGGGAATGAGTTTTGTGTGTTTGAACCACGGTGA
- a CDS encoding SDR family NAD(P)-dependent oxidoreductase encodes MVFFVTGASRGLGRQIVERALAAGHQVVATARDPRSLDDLRERFGSQVHVEALDVTDPAAAEAAVAGGVRAFGRLDVVVNNAGQGDRAALEDTSLDVFRRQVETNFLGTVYVTKAAVPALRRQGGGRIIQISSVGGRIGSPGMTAYQSAKWAVGGFSEALAAEVVPLGIKVTVLEPGGMRTDWAGSSMATPPISAPYEPTVGASARAMAGFEKTATSDPALVADLVLRVAELPDPPLRLLAGSDAYEYGREVWRNRLAVDEKWAELSRSTDHPDAGENWHQQRGNSLPAVSN; translated from the coding sequence GTGGTTTTCTTCGTGACCGGCGCTTCGCGCGGCCTGGGCCGCCAGATCGTGGAGCGCGCCTTGGCGGCCGGGCACCAGGTCGTGGCGACCGCCCGTGACCCGCGTTCGCTCGATGACCTGCGGGAACGCTTCGGGTCGCAGGTGCACGTCGAGGCGCTGGACGTCACCGATCCTGCTGCTGCGGAGGCCGCTGTCGCCGGTGGTGTTCGGGCGTTCGGGCGCCTCGACGTCGTCGTGAACAACGCCGGCCAGGGGGATCGAGCGGCCCTTGAGGACACGTCGCTGGACGTCTTCCGGCGCCAGGTGGAGACCAATTTCCTGGGCACGGTCTATGTCACGAAGGCCGCTGTTCCGGCACTTCGCCGGCAGGGCGGCGGGCGGATCATCCAGATTTCCTCGGTGGGCGGCCGGATCGGGAGCCCGGGGATGACGGCGTACCAGTCAGCGAAGTGGGCTGTCGGCGGGTTCAGCGAGGCGCTTGCGGCGGAGGTCGTGCCGCTCGGGATCAAGGTCACCGTGCTCGAGCCGGGCGGCATGCGCACCGACTGGGCCGGCTCGTCGATGGCGACGCCGCCGATCAGCGCGCCCTACGAGCCGACGGTCGGCGCTTCCGCCCGCGCCATGGCGGGGTTCGAGAAGACCGCGACCAGCGACCCGGCTCTCGTCGCCGACCTGGTGCTTCGCGTTGCGGAGCTTCCGGACCCACCACTGCGGCTGCTGGCCGGCAGCGACGCGTACGAATACGGCCGCGAAGTCTGGCGCAACCGCTTGGCTGTGGACGAGAAATGGGCGGAACTGAGCCGTTCGACGGATCACCCGGACGCCGGTGAGAATTGGCATCAGCAACGGGGAAACAGCCTTCCGGCAGTCAGCAACTGA